The following DNA comes from Triticum aestivum cultivar Chinese Spring chromosome 3D, IWGSC CS RefSeq v2.1, whole genome shotgun sequence.
CCGAACAAGCGCCTTTTCCTCTTGTAACCGACACTGCCAAGGGTTGGCAGTCCCTGTATAAATACCATGTCGATGATCAATGAAGTAAACAGTTCTATTCATTTACTTTGAATCTTTACACTTTCTACCTCCCAAACCCCTGTATAAATACCATGTCGATGATCAATGAAGTAAACAGTTCTATTCATTTACTTTGAATCTTTACACTTTCTACCTCCCAAACCCAAGTCTTCAACTTCCCAACATTTCCATCCTATTGAAGCCGTCTTTATAATATGAAAATCAGCCTTCTAATCCAAGCTTTCAATCCCAAAATATTAATATTTTTGCATGACATTTTCACAGCTTATGTCTCTTGCCTTGTTCTTTGTTCGTAGTAACAAAGAAAAGATGTTTAAGTGGTCCGTAaaatttctttgtttttttcctttgaaaCTCAAACTAAAGGAAACCGTTTCTCCATTCTCGCACATGTCATTCATTTGAATGAAATGGATGAATGATATCAACTGGGAAGAGATCAACTTGGGATTCCTAAGTTTTTCACCCACTTTTCCTATACGAATAAAAGAGGCAGTGCACCTGACATGTCATTTTATCAACCAAAATTAGCACTAAAAACGAAAATACCAAGTCAAGTGGTATATATAAAAACGAAAATGTACTAATAGGAGGGCAGAGCAAAAGTTTCATTGTCTCCCAATATGAACATACTGTGTGGCTATACATACATTATCCATCAAATGGTAATGTAGAAGAGATGATACGAGCAAACAAGCGCTCAGATGGCTAGTCTCTTGGCCGGTGAGTAGAGCGACACGGCCCCAAGCTTGGGATTTGCGTACTTGTTGTAGACCACCTTCTGCTTGCTGCTCCCCGCTGCCGTCGAGTGCAGGCTTGCCAGTCGCCTTGCGCACTGCCTTCAGTTCCAAACATACATCCATCACAACATAGATCACATTCAGTCAATTCTATCCAAATGCATACAGAAATCAATTTTCTGAAGACAGTAGCAGGTGAGCATCATAATTACAAGTGTGGTTTAGGTCTGATAGATGTAAGTAAACAACCAGATTTCAGAAAAGCAAGGCCAAGTCAGGAAGAAGACATACATCAACTGCGACTCGCCTAAGCCGGTGTGGTGCTCCAGGATGTCGCTCCATCCCGGACTCATGTTCAGGGTGCACCGAGCAGTGTACACAGCCGCTGCCGCAGTCACGGATGGCGAGTACACGAGCATCGAGTAGTCCACCAGTGCGAGCTCAGCATAAAAAAATGCCATGTTCTCCAGCTGCATTGCATTGCATTAAGCACACAGCAAATAATCTCTTGCATCAACGCGTTAACACAAATCTGTACTACTGAAAATGGTGGGTGGGTTACCTCCTTGTCGCCCATCGCAGCTTTCGCATATCGAAGGAGGAACACATACACCGTCGGAACTGTTAAGTTCCACTGGAGCTTGTTTAGTATGGACTTCTCCGTGCTTAGGACCTGCTCCCTGCTAAATGCATTGTCTGATAGGACCAAAAGCTCCTTAACCTGTAAAGCAAACGTGTATGTTTGATGTACTAAATAATCAGATTTCACAAGCAAGTCTGGTCAAGTTTGATCTGACAGACATCAGTTGATCATGTAACCATAGTTGAATTACCCAAAGAAACAGAACTAGCAGCACTATTTACACAAATCaaacagcatcatcatcatcactagtgTAAACTAGCAGGAGAAGAAAGAAACCCTACCAGTGGAGCCCATATTTCTTCATACTTGCATGATATAAGCATGGCGCTTACGCCAACGAGCTGGAGCTCCTTTCTCAGCACATTCTCCATGGATAAGTACTGATCAATGATGTAGACCGTGAGATATAAAGTCTCTGGCATAAGCATAAGCCTGTGGTGCACTTCGATGAGCCAATCAATCAGAATAGCTCGCATCCTCTCATTGATATCAGTCTGTGAGCTCATGTAGGTGCAGAGAGGTCGTGAGCTTCCCTGGACACGCAGCCATGCAACAACTGTTAATACACAAGTTGACTGTTACCAGATAGGAGTACAACAACTTCCTAACTCTACAGTTACTTCACATGAAGAGCTCACCTCAGTGCTCTTGTAGAACCTGTAAATGTCTTCAACGTAATCTACCACTGCGAGCTCATTGTGAGCATCAGCTTTATCGATGTTGTATGTCGCCGAGACCTTCTTCGTGCTGGAGATCACCCCATCAGATTCCTGTGTCCAGAACAAGAATTCAGCTAGCGATTCTTAGGACCAAGACACCAAGGCTTAGATGTCAGCACACAATATCATATCACACTTCATACCCTGCTGCATTTGGTTAGAATTGCGGTAAGCGGCGGCGCCCTCCAGGAGGTGGCTCTCTTGCCTGGATTTTTCTTT
Coding sequences within:
- the LOC123078209 gene encoding cyclin-B1-3, which translates into the protein MASRRQAAAAASDALAQEHKGDAKPVRRPKAAAGQQPAARPRPALIDLSNRMSSRAALAVPNRPKAVAVAAVDNCRKAIKKQKENNRVKPEVIVISSDSENEKKNPGKRATSWRAPPLTAILTKCSRESDGVISSTKKVSATYNIDKADAHNELAVVDYVEDIYRFYKSTEGSSRPLCTYMSSQTDINERMRAILIDWLIEVHHRLMLMPETLYLTVYIIDQYLSMENVLRKELQLVGVSAMLISCKYEEIWAPLVKELLVLSDNAFSREQVLSTEKSILNKLQWNLTVPTVYVFLLRYAKAAMGDKELENMAFFYAELALVDYSMLVYSPSVTAAAAVYTARCTLNMSPGWSDILEHHTGLGESQLMQCARRLASLHSTAAGSSKQKVVYNKYANPKLGAVSLYSPAKRLAI